The proteins below are encoded in one region of Styela clava chromosome 4, kaStyClav1.hap1.2, whole genome shotgun sequence:
- the LOC120326868 gene encoding ATP-binding cassette sub-family B member 10, mitochondrial-like has protein sequence MVALMTACSRVFYKDLLLRLKHSSSPSLYTSHQSPDIFTRCKLHTINGLKYKINKNAYLINVQSWSSLHTASKFRSSEVTNNQKESNNVKDHRNVPTASEVSRLFSLARPEAKKLAGAITLLGISSSVTLAVPFCMGRLIDLVQVAASQGGMEDTLMKVAIGLSTIFVIGAAANAGRVYLLQLSGQNIMKKLRERVYSSILGQEIAFFDSSRTGELINRLSADTELVSSSVTQNVSDGLRSLAQIIAGIGMMFFMSADLAKVVLSVVPPVAVTAIIYGRFVRNITQKTQTALAESTQIAEEKISNIRTVRAFARESVECQNYSEMVSKVRNYGRREAVAKAIFFGLMGLSGNSIMLLVLYYGGLMMQSSVITVGDLSAFLLYAGYVGISIGGLSSFYTNINKSLGASTRLWQLADRNPLIPVNEGVIPNISLKNSNIIFDNVNFTYPTRDEYQIFNNLNLTVKAGSVTAVVGSSGSGKSTIGSLLLRYYEPNTGSIKIGDFDLKTINPTWIRSHIGTVSQEPILFSGSVRENISYGAEDASLVTEDQLIEVSKQANIYSFISELPDGFDTLVGERGITLSGGQRQRIAIARALLKNPQILVLDEATSALDAESEHLVQEALDRLMIGRTTITIAHRLSTIKHANVIAVLSQNNRNGTSIAELGSYEQLMKIDDGIFRKLVERQTQSVS, from the exons ATGGTTGCTCTTATGACGGCTTGCAGTCGGGTTTTTTATAAAGATTTACTTCTGCGTTTGAAGCATTCATCATCGCCTAGCTTGTACACTTCACATCAAAGTCCTGATATTTTTACAAGATGCAAATTGCACACTATTAATggattgaaatataaaataaataaaaatgcataTCTCATCAATGTGCAATCATGGTCTTCTCTGCATACTGCATCAAAATTTCGTTCGTCAGAAGTAACCAATAACCAGAAAGAGAGTAATAATGTCAAGGATCATAGGAATGTACCAACAGCGTCTGAAGTTTCACGATTATTTTCATTGGCTAGACCAGAAGCAAAAAAGCTAGCAG GAGCAATCACTCTGCTTGGAATTAGCAGTTCTGTCACTCTTGCTGTACCCTTCTGCATGGGACGTCTCATTGATCTTGTGCAAGTGGCTGCATCTCAGGGTGGAATGGAAGACACATTAATGAAAGTTGCAATAGGACTGTCAACCATATTTGTCATTGGTGCTGCAGCAAATGCTGGAAGGGTTTATCTTTTGCAGCTATCAG gTCAGAACATCATGAAAAAACTGAGGGAACGAGTATATTCATCTATTCTTGGACAAGAAATTGCGTTCTTCGATTCTTCTAGAACTGGGGAATTAATCAACAGACTTTCTGCAGACACAGAGCTTGTCAGTTCATCAGTTACTCAGAATGTATCAGATGGATTGAGATCGCTTGCTCAGATTATTGCAGGAATTGGCATGATG tTCTTCATGTCTGCTGATTTAGCAAAGGTTGTATTGAGTGTAGTCCCACCTGTTGCTGTCACTGCTATCATATATGGAAGGTTTGTAAGGAATATTACACAAAAGACACAAACTGCACTCGCTGAATCAACCCAG ATTGCAGAGGAAAAAATAAGTAACATAAGAACGGTGAGGGCATTCGCTCGAGAATCTGTTGAATGTCAGAATTATTCTGAAATGGTTTCAAAAGTTCGAAATTATGGAAGAAGGGAAGCTGTAgcaaaagcaatattttttggtttg ATGGGCTTATCGGGCAATTCCATCATGCTACTTGTTTTATACTATGGAGGTTTAATGATGCAATCATCTGTTATTACCGTTGGAGATTTATCAGCATTTTTACTTTATGCCGGATATGTCGGGATTTCTATTGGAGGACTGAGCAGCTTCTacacaaatattaataaatctcTTGGTGCTTCGACGAGGTTGTGGCAGCTTGCAGATCGAAATCCACTTATTCCTGTTAATG AGGGTGTAATTCCCAACATATCACTGAAGAACAGCAATATCATATTCGACAATGTAAATTTTACATATCCAACAAGAGACGAATATCAGATCTTCAACAATCTTAATCTAACTGTAAAAGCTGGATCAGTAACAG CCGTTGTAGGTTCAAGTGGTTCAGGTAAATCTACAATTGGATCATTGTTATTAAGATATTATGAACCAAACACCGGTTCTATCAAGATTGGagattttgatttgaaaacaaTCAATCCTACGTGGATTCGCTCACATATTGGTACAGTGAGTCAG GAACCAATCTTGTTCTCTGGTTCAGTTcgtgaaaatatttcatatggTGCGGAAGACGCAAGTTTAGTAACAGAAGATCAACTGATAGAAGTAtcaaaacaagcaaatatttatagttttatatcTGAATTGCCTGATGGTTTTGATACATTAGTTGGAGAAAGAGGAATCACATTATCTGGGGGACAAAGACAACGAATAGCAATTGCTCGGGCTTTGTTGAAAAATCCACAGATACTAGTATTGGATGAAGCGACTAg TGCATTGGATGCAGAAAGCGAGCATTTGGTTCAAGAAGCGCTAGACAGATTAATGATTGGAAGAACGACAATTACAATTGCTCACCGATTATCTACTATAAAACATGCAAATGTCATCGCAGTTTTGTCACAAAATAATCGAAATGGTACAAGTATTGCTGAATTAGGCTCTTATGAACAACTTATGAAAATAGATGACGGAATTTTCAGGAAATTAGTGGAGAGACAAACTCAGAGTGTATCAtag